Part of the Candidatus Spechtbacteria bacterium genome, TCCTGTATTAAAGGAAGCTTTCGGATACAAAAATATTCAGAGCATTCCTCGTCTGGATCGCGCGGTGATTAATGTCGGCGTCGGAAGAATGCTTAATCAACGCAGCCAAGCCGGAGTTAAAAACGAGGATGCGATAAAAGATATTGTTAAAGCGCTTGCGTTAATTAGCGGGCAGAAGCCGATTATAGTGCGCTCAAAAAAATCAATTGCAGGATTTAAACTTCGCGCGGGAATGATTAGCGGTGTCAAGGTAACACTACGCAGATCTCGCGCCGAGGAGTTCTTGGGGAGATTGGCGCACGTCGCTTTGCCCAGAACGCGCGATTTCCGCGGCATTCGTCGATCGACCGTTGATCCATACGGCAACCTTACAATCGGCATCAAAGAAAGTATTATTTTTCCAGAACTCGCAGAACTTACTAGCCATTTTGGTCTTGAGGTAACATTTGTTTCTACGGCAAAGACACGCGATGAAGCCTTCCTTTTATTTGAAAAGTTAGGCATTCCATTCCAAAAAGAAAAAGATAATTAATCTTTATTAGGGTGGGGTTGACCCCGTTAGAGATGCAGGCATAAAACAAAATAAAGTACTTTATAGAATCCATTTAAATTTTTATCCTAAACCTATTTTCCACATTTATCTCTAACGGGGTTGACTTAAATGTAATTTTCTGTAAAACTTTTTCTATGGCTAGAAAAGCCCTCATCAACAAAGCGCAAAGGACGCCAAAATTTTCAACTCGGCTTGTTCGACGATGTTTCCGTTGCGGAAGAAAAAATTCATATATGAGAGATTTTAGATTGTGCAGAATTTGTTTCAGAGAGCTTGCAAATAGAGGAGAGCTCCCGGGTGTTAAAAAAGCTTCTTGGTAGTGCCACAAAACGGCACTCGCGGACAACGCGGACTTAACGCAGAAATACGCAGAAAAATTAAATTTATGGATATTCGTGAAACGAGACAAAAATCAATACCCGAACTAGAATCGCTTTTGAGAGAAAATCAGGCGCATTATCTTGATTTGCGATTTCGCGTGCAAGGAGGACGAGTGAAGAACGTTAACGAGATGCAGCGCGCGCGCAAGGATATCGCGCGATTATTTACTCTTCTGCGCCAAGCTACTCTAAAGAAATAATTTAGATTGTAAAATGTATATTCTAATACTTAAAAAGTAAAATAATTTGAAGCTCAGTATACAGTTGTAACTGTATACTGAGTGATGAATTTGCAACATCGCTTCGCTCTGGCAAATTCTATCATATGACAGCAACATTCCCCAAAAAATTTGAAGGAACCGTGGTGTCCAACTCAATGGATAAGACTGTTGTCGTGGAAGTGCGAATGTTGAAGCAGCATCCTAAATACAAAAAGTTCATGAAGCTGAGCAAACGCTATAAGGCGCACGATGATGGGAATATATATAAAGTAGGCCAGCGTGTTTCTATTGTTGAGGTGCGGCCAATATCTAAAGATAAGAAATGGAAAGTCCAAGAGCTTCTGTCAGATGTTAAAGAAATAGCAGAGGAGATCGGAGAAGTTAATGAAGAGATTGCATCATTATGAAATACCGCAAACCAACGTCACCAGGACAACGCGGGATGGTCGTTTCAGACTTTTCCGACCTAATCAAGCCGAAAAGAAAAAAACGGCTTGTTGTTGCGCATCATCGTTTTGTTGGTCGCAGCAGAGGAAAGATAACAGTGCGCCATAAAGGTAGTGGCGCAAAGCGTTTATATCGTCTCGTTGATTTCAAGCAAGATAAATTTGATATTTCCGCGACAGTTTTGCATTTGGAATATGACCCCAATAGAAGCGCGCGCATCGCATTTGTTCAATACAAAGACGGCGAAAAAAGATATGTGCTTGCCACGCAAGACACAAAGCCGGGTGATGAAATAATGTCATCAGAAAAGAAGATCGCGCTTATAAACGGCAATCGTATGCCACTTAAACATATCACCATTGGAACGTTTGTGCACAACATTGAGTTGGGACATAATCGTGGAGGTATGCTTGCGCGTTCTGCGGGAGCGTATGGCAAAGTTGCGGCACAGGAAGGGGCATCAACGCATATTATAATGCCTTCATCTGAAGTGCGTATAATTCAAAATGACTGTTTGGCAACAGTTGGCGTGGCGTCCAACGCTTCGCATAGCGAAGAAGTAATAGGAAAAGCAGGTCGTAATCGCCACAAGGGAATTCGTCCGACTGTTCGTGGTACAGCAATGAACCCGGTTGATCATCCGCACGGAGGAGGTGAGGGCAGAGCGCCGATTGGCATGCCTCATCCAAAGACACCGTGGGGCAAGCCCGCGCTTGGCGTGAAGACGCGAGACAGACGGCGATATTCTAACAGGCTTATTGTTCAACGAAGAAGGAAGAAATAGAACTAAAGTTAAAAGTTAAAAGTCACAAGTTAAAAATTATAGTATGCCGCTTCGCGGCAATATATACATCCCCAAAGGGGATACCGACACTTTTAACTTTTGACTTTACACTTTGTATTTTTTTAATTATGTCACGATCACTGAAAAAAGGAGCATACGTAAATGAGAAGCTGATGAAAAAAATCGGCAAGCTTAGAGTTGGCGATAAAACCGTAATCAAGACGTGGTCGCGCTCCTCAACTATTACTCCTGAGATGATTGGATTGACTTTTGGAGTGCATAATGGCAAAGATCATATTCCAGTGTATGTTACAGAAGACATGGTCGGACATAAGTTAGGTGAATTTTCCCCAACACGAAAGTTTGCGCGTCACGGAGGAAAAATGCAGAAAGAGATTGAGGGTAAAGGAGTGGCACAGCCAGTAGCCAAAAAATAATATTAAAAATGTCTACCGACGACCGCTTACCGACTACAGCTCACAGCCATCAGACGAGTAATGGGCAGTTAGCGGTCAGCGGTTGACGGTAGTCAATTAATTGGATTTATGCCAACAGCAACAGCAAAACTTTCTTATATGCACATCGCGCCTCGCAAGGTGCGGCTTGTTGCTGATGTTATTCGTGGCATGCGTGTTGATCGAGCGGAAGAGCAGTTACGTTTTTCACGTAAACGCGCGGCCCACGATATTTTGAAGCTTTTGAAGTCTGCCCAGGCAAACGCAAGGGGATCGGAAAAAGATGTAAAAAATCCCGCACCCCTGTATGTGCGAAGTATTGTTGTTGAACAGGGTCCGGCATACAAGCGTTATCATCCGCAATCGCGAGGCCGCGCGGCATTGATTAAAAAGATAACCAGCCATGTGAAAATTGAATTGGCTGAAAAGGAAACTAAATAAAGTTAAAAGTCACAAGTTAAAAATTATAGTATGCCTCTTCGCGGCAATATATACATCCCCAAAGGGGATACCGACACTTTTAACTTTTGACTTTAAATTTTACACTCGCAGTAAACTTATGGCACACAAAGTTCACCCCACATCATTTAGACTCGGTAT contains:
- the rplE gene encoding 50S ribosomal protein L5, which produces MINYSFQKQYKDVVIPVLKEAFGYKNIQSIPRLDRAVINVGVGRMLNQRSQAGVKNEDAIKDIVKALALISGQKPIIVRSKKSIAGFKLRAGMISGVKVTLRRSRAEEFLGRLAHVALPRTRDFRGIRRSTVDPYGNLTIGIKESIIFPELAELTSHFGLEVTFVSTAKTRDEAFLLFEKLGIPFQKEKDN
- a CDS encoding type Z 30S ribosomal protein S14, which gives rise to MARKALINKAQRTPKFSTRLVRRCFRCGRKNSYMRDFRLCRICFRELANRGELPGVKKASW
- the rpmC gene encoding 50S ribosomal protein L29, producing MDIRETRQKSIPELESLLRENQAHYLDLRFRVQGGRVKNVNEMQRARKDIARLFTLLRQATLKK
- the rpsQ gene encoding 30S ribosomal protein S17, giving the protein MTATFPKKFEGTVVSNSMDKTVVVEVRMLKQHPKYKKFMKLSKRYKAHDDGNIYKVGQRVSIVEVRPISKDKKWKVQELLSDVKEIAEEIGEVNEEIASL
- the rplB gene encoding 50S ribosomal protein L2; protein product: MIMKYRKPTSPGQRGMVVSDFSDLIKPKRKKRLVVAHHRFVGRSRGKITVRHKGSGAKRLYRLVDFKQDKFDISATVLHLEYDPNRSARIAFVQYKDGEKRYVLATQDTKPGDEIMSSEKKIALINGNRMPLKHITIGTFVHNIELGHNRGGMLARSAGAYGKVAAQEGASTHIIMPSSEVRIIQNDCLATVGVASNASHSEEVIGKAGRNRHKGIRPTVRGTAMNPVDHPHGGGEGRAPIGMPHPKTPWGKPALGVKTRDRRRYSNRLIVQRRRKK
- the rpsS gene encoding 30S ribosomal protein S19, with product MSRSLKKGAYVNEKLMKKIGKLRVGDKTVIKTWSRSSTITPEMIGLTFGVHNGKDHIPVYVTEDMVGHKLGEFSPTRKFARHGGKMQKEIEGKGVAQPVAKK
- the rplV gene encoding 50S ribosomal protein L22, with product MPTATAKLSYMHIAPRKVRLVADVIRGMRVDRAEEQLRFSRKRAAHDILKLLKSAQANARGSEKDVKNPAPLYVRSIVVEQGPAYKRYHPQSRGRAALIKKITSHVKIELAEKETK